The sequence below is a genomic window from Aureispira sp. CCB-E.
TTTTACCTTTTTCTTTAATGCTTTTTGCTGTTCAGATTGTTCGATTGCTTTAAAATCTTTGTCCAGCACAATATCATCTTCAAAAGCAATGCTATCTTCTTGTTCCTCGTCTAGCCATACGGTATAGCTACCATCTTGATGATTTTCAATAATCTCGGCAAGCATTCCTGTATATTTGAACCGTATTTTAGCTCCTATCTCAAACATTTTATTTATTCATATTTTGACTGTAAAAAAAGAAGGTTTTTTTGGGACGTATTTTTTCTAAAAATGCTAATTATTTTCTTTTTGAATGATTAACCGCATTGTTTGTTAAAGGAACCTCTAAACAACACTTAAAGGGAGGGGATAGATTTGGTGCTTTGCAAATATCAACTATCCTTTTGACTAAATCAATAGATTTTGACAATTCTCTGATTTTTCTTTTAAAAAATGCGAAAAAATGGAGAAGGATTTTAACTTAGCGGTTAAGATTCTGGAAAAATATATTGAGAATAACAAGATAACGTATAGGAAGTTTGAAAATCAGCTTTTTATGTTAAAGTTTGAGCTTAAGCAAAAGGAAAGACTTACAAACAAGTTAAACAAAAGTTAAAGAAATCTTATTTAGATCGGGTCTAAATAGTTTAGAGTTTTTAGGAACATTTGTAAAAAAGGTTTGTGGGTTGTATTTTTGCCTCAAACACAACAAGAGTTGTTTTTTGACAAAAAAATTACAAAATGATATATCAAAGACTTTTAAGCTTTTGCGCAATTACTTTGTTAATTGCAATGTTGCCAAACTGGTCAATGGCGGCGGATGCAAATAATGGTAAATCTCTATTTTTGGAGAAATGTGCCAGTTGTCACAACATCGACATGGTTAGTGACATGACGGGACCTGCTCTATATGGAGCAAAGGATCGTTGGAAAAAATATCCTGGTGCTATCTATGAGTGGATACGTAACTCTGAAGCTTTAGCGGAGGCAGGAAATCCTCGTGCTAAGCAAATGGTAACTTGGGCTGCTTCTGCCATGACAGCCTTTGAATCTTTAGAAGATGCTCAAATTGATGACATCTTGGAATTTGTGGAGTTAAAAGGTTCTGGCAAGTTAGGAGGTAAAGAAAATAAAGAAGGAGGTGAAGTTGTTACAGCAAGTCAAGACGAGAGTAGCCCTTGGTTGGGTTATATCTTAATTTTTGTGTTGTTGTTAGCGATTGCTTTGTTGGGACGCTATATTAATAGCTTAACACGTTTGTCTCAGCAAAATGAAGGGGCTGTTGTTACTCCAGAGAAATCTGTTGTAGGTATTTTACTAGGACCTTCTGTGATTAAATTGCTAATTTTTGTAGTTGTTTTAATTGGAGGTTATACTACTGTTAACAACGCTATTGGTTTGGGACGTCAACAAGACTACGCACCAACTCAGCCTGTTAACTTCTCACACAAAATCCATGCTGGAGACAACGGAATTGATTGTCAATACTGTCACGATGGGGCTCGTCGTTCTAAGCATTCTGTTATTCCTGCTTCTAATACTTGTATTAACTGTCACGCCAACATCCAAAAAGGATCAAAAGATGGTACTAAAGAGTTGATCAAAGTATATGCTGCATCAGGTTTCAATCCATTGTCTAACTCTTACTTGCCAGAAGATATGAGCGATGAGGATAGAGCAGAAGTATACAGAAGATGGTTGAGAAAAACTTATGACAAAGAGTGGAAAGAAAATGAAACTTCTGTCAATAGAATGATTGATGAGCAATTGGCTTCTGTAAAAGGTACTTACAACAAACCAATCGAGTGGGTTCGTATTCAC
It includes:
- a CDS encoding c-type cytochrome, producing MIYQRLLSFCAITLLIAMLPNWSMAADANNGKSLFLEKCASCHNIDMVSDMTGPALYGAKDRWKKYPGAIYEWIRNSEALAEAGNPRAKQMVTWAASAMTAFESLEDAQIDDILEFVELKGSGKLGGKENKEGGEVVTASQDESSPWLGYILIFVLLLAIALLGRYINSLTRLSQQNEGAVVTPEKSVVGILLGPSVIKLLIFVVVLIGGYTTVNNAIGLGRQQDYAPTQPVNFSHKIHAGDNGIDCQYCHDGARRSKHSVIPASNTCINCHANIQKGSKDGTKELIKVYAASGFNPLSNSYLPEDMSDEDRAEVYRRWLRKTYDKEWKENETSVNRMIDEQLASVKGTYNKPIEWVRIHNLPDHVYFNHSQHVTVGKVKCETCHGEVSEMDVVKQHSPLSMGWCINCHRQTEVQFRDGLNAGKKTPYDGDDNKANAYYTDYKYYEQYHNELKDGKRTGVTVEEIGGLECQKCHY